In a single window of the Micromonospora inositola genome:
- a CDS encoding dihydroorotase, whose product MTAYLIKSVSVVGAAPTDLLIRDGVVAETGAGLTAPDATVIDGTGLVALPGLVDLHTHLREPGREDAETVESGSRAAALGGYTAVCAMANTSPVADTAGVVEQVWRLGREAGLVDVQPIGAVTVGLAGGQLAELGAMADSAARVRIFSDDGHCVADPKLMRRALEYVKAFDGVIAQHAEEPRLTEGAQMHEGEVSTRLGLTGWPAVAEEAIIARDVLLAEHVGSRLHICHVSTAGSVEVLRHAKTRGVKVTAEVTPHHLLLTDSKAETYDPVYKVNPPLRTATDVAALRAALAEGVIDIVATDHAPHAVEDKECEWAYARPGMLGLETALSIALDVLGPQWDLIAERMSRAPARIAGLDGHGLDPAPGVPANLTLVDPATRRTIEPAELASRSRNTPYARMTLPGRIVATFLRGEPTVLDGKAVR is encoded by the coding sequence GTGACCGCGTACCTGATCAAGAGCGTGAGCGTGGTCGGCGCCGCGCCGACCGACCTGCTGATCCGCGACGGCGTGGTGGCCGAGACCGGCGCGGGCCTGACCGCGCCGGACGCCACGGTGATCGACGGCACCGGGCTGGTCGCCCTGCCCGGCCTGGTCGACCTGCACACCCACCTGCGCGAGCCGGGCCGGGAGGACGCCGAGACCGTCGAGTCCGGCTCCCGCGCCGCGGCGCTCGGCGGCTACACCGCGGTCTGCGCGATGGCCAACACCTCCCCGGTCGCCGACACCGCCGGCGTGGTCGAGCAGGTCTGGCGGCTCGGCCGGGAGGCCGGGCTGGTCGACGTGCAGCCCATCGGCGCGGTCACCGTCGGCCTGGCCGGCGGGCAGCTCGCCGAGCTGGGCGCGATGGCCGACTCGGCGGCCCGGGTGCGGATCTTCTCCGACGACGGGCACTGCGTGGCCGACCCGAAGCTGATGCGCCGGGCCCTCGAATACGTCAAGGCGTTCGACGGGGTGATCGCCCAGCACGCCGAGGAGCCCCGGCTCACCGAGGGCGCGCAGATGCACGAGGGCGAGGTCTCCACCCGGCTCGGGCTGACCGGCTGGCCGGCGGTCGCCGAGGAGGCCATCATCGCCCGGGACGTGCTGCTGGCCGAGCACGTCGGCAGCCGCCTGCACATCTGCCACGTCTCCACCGCCGGCAGCGTCGAGGTGCTCCGGCACGCCAAGACGCGCGGGGTGAAGGTCACCGCCGAGGTGACCCCGCACCACCTGCTGCTCACCGACTCCAAGGCCGAGACGTACGACCCGGTCTACAAGGTGAACCCCCCGCTGCGCACCGCCACCGACGTCGCCGCGCTCCGTGCCGCCCTCGCCGAGGGCGTGATCGACATCGTCGCCACCGACCACGCCCCGCACGCCGTGGAGGACAAGGAGTGCGAGTGGGCGTACGCCCGGCCGGGCATGCTCGGCCTGGAGACGGCGCTCTCCATCGCCCTCGACGTGCTCGGCCCGCAGTGGGACCTGATCGCCGAGCGGATGTCCCGGGCCCCGGCCCGGATCGCCGGCCTGGACGGGCACGGCCTCGACCCCGCCCCCGGCGTGCCGGCCAACCTGACCCTGGTCGACCCGGCCACCCGCCGCACCATCGAACCGGCGGAGCTGGCCAGTCGCAGTCGCAACACCCCGTACGCCCGCATGACGCTGCCGGGTCGCATCGTGGCGACCTTCCTGCGCGGCGAGCCGACGGTCCTGGACGGAAAGGCAGTTCGGTGA
- a CDS encoding aspartate carbamoyltransferase catalytic subunit, translating into MIRHLLSGADLDAATATRILDTAAEMATVAGREVKKLPALRGRTVVNLFYEDSTRTRISFEAAAKRLSADVINFSAKGSSVAKGESLKDTALTLQAMGADAVVVRHPASGAPHRLANWVDGSVVNAGDGTHEHPTQALLDAYTMRSRLGRLAGLHVAIVGDVLHSRVARSNVLLLSTLGAKVTLVGPPTLIPVDISGALAPGTDVSYDLDAVLPGADVVMMLRVQRERMNDSYFPSAREYARRYGLDGPRMRRLPEHAIVMHPGPMNRGMEITPEVADSPRSTIVEQVANGVSVRMAVLYLLLGGNNR; encoded by the coding sequence ATGATCCGCCACCTGCTGTCCGGGGCCGACCTGGACGCGGCCACCGCCACCCGGATCCTGGACACCGCCGCCGAGATGGCCACCGTCGCCGGCCGCGAGGTGAAGAAGCTTCCCGCGCTGCGCGGCCGGACCGTGGTGAACCTCTTCTACGAGGACTCCACCCGGACCCGGATCTCCTTCGAGGCGGCCGCCAAGCGGCTCAGCGCCGACGTGATCAACTTCTCGGCCAAGGGCTCCAGCGTCGCCAAGGGCGAGAGTCTCAAGGACACCGCGCTCACCCTCCAGGCGATGGGCGCCGACGCGGTGGTCGTCCGGCACCCCGCCTCCGGGGCCCCGCACCGGCTGGCCAACTGGGTGGACGGGTCGGTGGTCAACGCCGGCGACGGCACCCACGAGCACCCGACGCAGGCGTTGCTCGACGCGTACACGATGCGCTCCCGGCTGGGGCGGCTCGCCGGCCTGCACGTCGCGATCGTCGGCGACGTGCTGCACTCCCGGGTGGCCCGCTCCAACGTGCTGCTGCTCTCCACCCTCGGCGCCAAGGTCACCCTGGTCGGCCCGCCGACCCTGATCCCCGTCGACATCTCGGGGGCGCTCGCTCCCGGCACCGACGTCTCCTACGACCTCGACGCCGTGCTACCCGGGGCGGACGTGGTGATGATGCTGCGGGTGCAGCGCGAGCGGATGAACGACTCCTACTTCCCCTCCGCCCGCGAGTACGCCCGCCGCTACGGCCTGGACGGCCCGCGGATGCGCCGGCTGCCCGAGCACGCGATCGTCATGCACCCCGGCCCGATGAACCGGGGCATGGAGATCACGCCCGAGGTCGCCGACTCGCCCCGCTCCACCATCGTCGAACAGGTCGCCAACGGGGTCTCCGTGCGGATGGCCGTCCTCTACCTGCTGCTCGGAGGGAACAACCGGTGA
- the pyrR gene encoding bifunctional pyr operon transcriptional regulator/uracil phosphoribosyltransferase PyrR, with protein MAYPSAAQSSPPRQPSVKVILAAADVSRVVDRIAHQILEKTQGAADTVLLGIPTRGVPLAKRLAARISTFEDVAVPVGVLDITLYRDDLRRHATRAVGPTELPTGGIDGKRVILVDDVLFSGRTVRAALDALSDVGRPASVQLAVLVDRGHRELPIRADYVGKNIPTALAESVKVTLAETDGADEVKLFGGAQ; from the coding sequence GTGGCCTACCCATCGGCTGCCCAGTCGTCGCCGCCGCGACAACCCTCGGTGAAGGTGATCCTCGCCGCCGCCGACGTGTCGCGGGTGGTCGACCGCATCGCCCACCAGATCCTCGAAAAGACCCAGGGCGCCGCCGACACCGTGCTGCTCGGCATCCCCACCCGGGGCGTGCCCCTCGCGAAGCGGCTCGCCGCCCGGATCAGCACCTTCGAGGACGTGGCCGTACCGGTCGGCGTGCTCGACATCACCCTCTACCGCGACGACCTGCGCCGGCACGCCACCCGCGCGGTCGGCCCGACCGAGCTGCCGACGGGCGGGATCGACGGCAAGCGGGTCATCCTCGTCGACGACGTGCTCTTCTCCGGCCGCACCGTGCGGGCCGCCCTGGACGCGCTCAGCGACGTCGGCCGCCCCGCCTCGGTGCAGCTCGCCGTCCTGGTCGACCGCGGGCACCGCGAGCTGCCGATCCGCGCCGACTACGTCGGCAAGAACATCCCGACCGCGCTCGCCGAGAGCGTGAAGGTCACCCTCGCCGAGACCGACGGCGCCGACGAGGTCAAGCTCTTCGGGGGTGCGCAGTGA
- the bldD gene encoding transcriptional regulator BldD — protein MPSEYAKSLGARLRSIRQQQGLSLQGVEEKSNGRWKAVVVGSYERGDRAVTVSRLAELADFYRVPVSELLPDGSGVRHEPTSKIVLDLERLYDEASEDLAYVARYARAIQQQRGDYNGRVLSIRADDLRALAIVYDASPSGLIERLTEHGVLVADPRAFFAS, from the coding sequence ATGCCCTCTGAATACGCCAAGTCGCTGGGCGCCCGCCTGCGCTCCATCCGCCAGCAGCAGGGCCTGTCCCTGCAGGGTGTGGAGGAGAAGTCGAACGGGCGGTGGAAGGCCGTGGTGGTCGGCTCGTACGAGCGCGGCGACCGGGCCGTCACCGTGTCCCGCCTGGCGGAGCTGGCCGACTTCTACCGCGTTCCCGTCTCGGAGCTGCTGCCCGACGGCAGCGGGGTGCGCCACGAGCCGACCAGCAAGATCGTCCTGGACCTGGAGCGGCTCTACGACGAGGCCTCCGAGGACCTCGCCTACGTCGCCCGGTACGCCCGTGCCATCCAGCAGCAGCGCGGTGACTACAACGGCCGGGTGCTCTCCATCCGCGCCGACGACCTGCGCGCTCTCGCCATCGTCTACGACGCCTCGCCGTCGGGCCTGATCGAGCGGCTCACCGAGCACGGTGTGCTGGTCGCCGACCCGCGGGCGTTCTTCGCGTCCTGA
- the nusB gene encoding transcription antitermination factor NusB, whose product MPARRKARKRALDVLFEADLRDRPPVEVLAGYIERIEKPRPEHLGYAVSLVEGVAAHLDRIDELIASYAEGWTLDRMPVVDRNLARIAVYELLYVDDIDDAVAISEAVELARQMSTDDSPRFLNGMLGRIAEYATR is encoded by the coding sequence ATGCCGGCGCGCCGCAAGGCGCGCAAGCGGGCGCTGGACGTGCTCTTCGAGGCCGACCTGCGGGACCGGCCCCCGGTCGAGGTGCTCGCCGGCTACATCGAGCGGATCGAGAAGCCCCGCCCGGAGCACCTGGGCTACGCGGTCAGCCTGGTCGAGGGCGTCGCCGCGCACCTCGACCGGATCGACGAGCTGATCGCCAGCTACGCCGAGGGCTGGACGCTCGACCGGATGCCCGTGGTCGACCGCAACCTCGCCCGGATCGCCGTCTACGAGCTGCTCTACGTCGACGACATCGACGACGCGGTGGCGATCAGTGAGGCCGTCGAGCTGGCCCGGCAGATGTCGACCGACGACTCGCCGCGCTTCCTCAACGGGATGCTCGGCCGGATCGCCGAGTACGCCACCCGCTGA
- the efp gene encoding elongation factor P has protein sequence MATTNELKNGLVLNLDGELWAVVEFQHVKPGKGGAFVRTTLKNVLSGKVVDKTFNAGTKVETATVDKRTMQYLYADGEDYVFMDLETFDQITVPGGTVGEAANYLLPEAEATVATHESVPLYIELPTSVVLEVTYTEPGLQGDRSTGGNKPATVETGATVPVPLFITTGEKIKVDTRDGRYLGRA, from the coding sequence ATGGCCACCACCAACGAGCTCAAGAACGGCCTCGTACTCAACCTCGACGGGGAACTCTGGGCCGTCGTCGAGTTCCAGCACGTCAAGCCCGGTAAGGGTGGTGCCTTCGTGCGCACCACGCTGAAGAACGTGCTGTCCGGCAAGGTCGTCGACAAGACCTTCAACGCGGGCACCAAGGTCGAGACCGCCACCGTCGACAAGCGCACCATGCAGTACCTGTACGCCGACGGCGAGGACTACGTCTTCATGGATCTGGAGACGTTCGACCAGATCACCGTCCCCGGCGGCACCGTCGGCGAGGCGGCCAACTACCTCCTGCCGGAGGCCGAGGCGACCGTCGCCACGCACGAGAGCGTCCCGCTCTACATCGAGCTGCCGACCTCCGTCGTGCTCGAGGTCACCTACACCGAGCCGGGTCTGCAGGGCGACCGGTCGACCGGCGGCAACAAGCCGGCCACCGTCGAGACCGGCGCGACCGTGCCGGTGCCGCTCTTCATCACCACCGGCGAGAAGATCAAGGTCGACACCCGCGACGGCCGTTACCTCGGCCGCGCCTGA
- the aroQ gene encoding type II 3-dehydroquinate dehydratase, which translates to MRVYVLNGPNLGRLGTRQVEVYGVTSYADLVTMCVDVGRELGLDVVVRQTDAEHELLGWLHAAADEGAPVVLNPAAWSHYSIAVRDACAMLRGPLVEVHISNIHAREEFRHHSVVSAVATGVICGLGVDGYHLALRHVAARLAATD; encoded by the coding sequence GTGAGGGTGTACGTGCTCAACGGCCCGAACCTGGGTCGGCTCGGCACGCGGCAGGTCGAGGTCTACGGGGTGACCAGCTACGCCGACCTGGTCACCATGTGTGTGGACGTCGGCCGGGAGCTGGGCCTGGACGTGGTGGTCCGGCAGACCGACGCCGAGCACGAGCTGCTCGGGTGGCTGCACGCGGCGGCCGACGAGGGCGCGCCCGTGGTGCTCAATCCCGCCGCCTGGTCGCACTACTCGATCGCCGTGCGGGACGCCTGCGCGATGCTGCGGGGTCCGCTGGTGGAGGTGCACATCTCCAACATCCACGCCCGCGAGGAGTTCCGGCACCACTCGGTGGTCTCCGCGGTGGCCACCGGGGTGATCTGCGGGCTGGGCGTGGACGGCTACCACCTCGCCCTGCGGCACGTCGCCGCCCGGCTGGCGGCCACCGACTGA
- the aroB gene encoding 3-dehydroquinate synthase has translation MDEVTRIPVGGERPYDVLVGRDLLDPPPRLLPGATRVAVLHAPPLKELAETLGERVRAVGVDPLLIEVPDAEEGKRIDVAAACWDRLGEAGFTRTDAVVGVGGGAVTDLAGFVAACWLRGVRWVPVATSLLGMVDAAVGGKTGVNTAAGKNLVGAFHPPAGVICDLATLDSLPPADLAAGMAEVVKCGFIADPVILDLVERDPAAALDPTGPVTRELIERAILVKADVVSGDLRESGVREVLNYGHTLAHAIEKVEGYRWRHGHAVSVGLVYAATLARLAGRLDAATAARHRTVVAALGLPTSYPADAWPRLLAAMRVDKKARGSKLRFVVLDGLARPAILEGPDDELLHAAYREISR, from the coding sequence ATGGACGAGGTGACCCGGATCCCGGTCGGCGGCGAGCGGCCGTACGACGTGCTGGTGGGACGCGACCTGCTCGACCCGCCGCCCAGACTGCTGCCCGGGGCGACCCGGGTCGCGGTGCTGCACGCACCCCCGCTCAAGGAGCTCGCCGAGACGCTAGGTGAGCGGGTCCGCGCGGTCGGGGTCGACCCGCTGCTGATCGAGGTGCCCGACGCCGAGGAGGGCAAGCGGATCGACGTCGCCGCCGCCTGCTGGGACCGGCTCGGTGAGGCCGGGTTCACCCGCACCGACGCCGTGGTGGGGGTGGGCGGCGGGGCGGTCACCGATCTGGCCGGCTTCGTGGCGGCCTGCTGGCTCCGCGGGGTGCGCTGGGTGCCGGTGGCGACCTCGCTGCTCGGCATGGTCGACGCGGCGGTGGGCGGCAAGACGGGCGTCAACACCGCCGCCGGCAAGAACCTGGTCGGCGCCTTCCACCCGCCGGCCGGGGTGATCTGCGACCTTGCCACCCTGGACAGCCTGCCCCCGGCCGACCTGGCCGCCGGGATGGCCGAGGTGGTCAAGTGCGGCTTCATCGCCGATCCGGTGATCCTCGACCTGGTCGAGCGGGACCCCGCCGCCGCGCTCGACCCGACCGGGCCGGTGACCCGCGAGTTGATCGAGCGGGCGATCCTCGTGAAGGCCGACGTGGTCTCCGGTGACCTGCGCGAGTCCGGGGTACGGGAGGTGCTGAACTACGGGCACACCCTGGCCCACGCGATCGAGAAGGTGGAGGGCTACCGGTGGCGGCACGGGCACGCCGTCTCCGTGGGCCTGGTCTACGCCGCCACGCTGGCCCGGCTCGCCGGTCGACTGGACGCGGCGACCGCAGCGCGGCACCGCACCGTGGTGGCCGCGCTCGGCCTGCCGACCAGCTATCCCGCCGACGCGTGGCCGCGGCTGCTCGCCGCGATGCGGGTCGACAAGAAGGCCCGGGGCAGCAAGCTGCGCTTCGTGGTGCTCGACGGTCTGGCCCGGCCGGCGATCCTGGAGGGCCCCGACGACGAGCTGCTGCACGCCGCGTACCGGGAGATCAGCCGGTGA
- a CDS encoding shikimate kinase — protein MSTRPVCVLVGAPGSGKTTVGSALAAALGVEFRDTDLDIEQLAAKPIPEIFVDEGEDHFRTLERAAVAAALASHGGVLALGGGAILAEENRAALIGHTVVHLSVQLPDAVKRVGLGAGRPLLAINPRATLKHLMEQRRPLYAEVATATVVTDGRTPEELAAEIAALLKP, from the coding sequence GTGAGCACCCGGCCGGTGTGCGTGCTGGTCGGGGCGCCCGGCTCCGGCAAGACCACCGTCGGTTCGGCGCTCGCCGCCGCGCTGGGCGTCGAGTTCCGCGACACCGACCTCGACATCGAGCAGCTCGCCGCCAAGCCGATCCCGGAGATCTTCGTCGACGAGGGGGAGGACCACTTCCGTACCCTCGAACGGGCGGCGGTGGCGGCGGCCCTGGCCTCGCACGGCGGGGTGCTCGCCCTCGGCGGCGGCGCGATCCTCGCCGAGGAGAATCGCGCCGCGCTGATCGGGCACACCGTGGTGCACCTGTCGGTGCAGCTGCCCGACGCGGTGAAGCGGGTCGGCCTCGGCGCCGGGCGACCGCTGCTGGCGATCAACCCGCGGGCCACCCTCAAGCACCTGATGGAGCAGCGCCGCCCGCTCTACGCCGAGGTCGCCACCGCGACCGTGGTGACCGACGGACGGACCCCGGAGGAGCTCGCCGCGGAGATCGCCGCCCTGCTCAAGCCCTGA
- the aroC gene encoding chorismate synthase has protein sequence MLRWLTAGESHGPALVAMLEGVPAGIEVTTGEIAGELARRRLGYGRGARMSFEQDEVEIIGGLRHGVTIGSPVAIRVGNSEWPKWRAVMAADPVDPEELAGQARNAPLTRPRPGHADLAGMQKYGHTDARPILERASARETAARVAVGAVAKALVKQALGVEIVSHVVELGPVAAKPGLRPTPEDAARIDADPLRCLDPEASARMVAEVDAAKKAADTLGGVVEVLAYGVPPGLGSHVQWDRKLDARLATALMSIQAIKGVEIGDGWQQARSRGSEAHDEILPTATGVRRVTDRAGGLEGGITTGEPLRVKAAMKPISSLNRPLATVDVATGEPATAINQRSDVCAVPAAAVVAEAMVALVLAEAAVEKFGGDSVAEMRRNLAGYLDALVIR, from the coding sequence GTGTTGCGCTGGCTGACTGCAGGTGAATCGCACGGACCCGCCCTCGTCGCGATGCTGGAGGGGGTGCCCGCCGGGATCGAGGTGACCACCGGGGAGATCGCCGGCGAGCTGGCCCGGCGTCGGCTCGGCTACGGCCGGGGCGCCCGGATGTCGTTCGAGCAGGACGAGGTCGAGATCATCGGCGGGCTGCGGCACGGCGTCACGATCGGCAGCCCGGTGGCGATCCGGGTGGGCAACTCGGAGTGGCCCAAGTGGCGGGCCGTGATGGCCGCGGACCCGGTCGATCCGGAGGAACTGGCCGGGCAGGCCCGCAACGCGCCGCTCACCCGGCCCCGGCCGGGTCACGCCGACCTGGCCGGCATGCAGAAGTACGGCCACACCGACGCACGGCCGATCCTGGAGCGGGCCAGCGCCCGGGAGACCGCCGCCCGGGTCGCCGTGGGCGCCGTCGCCAAGGCCCTGGTCAAGCAGGCGCTCGGCGTCGAGATCGTCTCGCACGTGGTGGAGCTGGGCCCGGTCGCCGCCAAGCCCGGGCTGCGCCCCACCCCTGAAGACGCCGCGCGGATCGACGCCGACCCGCTGCGCTGCCTCGACCCGGAGGCGAGCGCCCGGATGGTCGCCGAGGTCGACGCCGCGAAGAAGGCCGCCGACACCCTCGGTGGCGTGGTCGAGGTGCTGGCGTACGGGGTGCCGCCGGGCCTGGGCAGCCACGTGCAGTGGGACCGCAAGCTCGACGCCCGGCTGGCCACCGCGCTGATGTCGATCCAGGCGATCAAGGGCGTGGAGATCGGCGACGGCTGGCAGCAGGCCCGCTCCCGCGGCTCCGAGGCGCACGACGAGATCCTGCCGACCGCCACCGGGGTGCGCCGGGTCACCGACCGGGCCGGCGGCCTGGAGGGTGGCATCACCACCGGCGAGCCGCTGCGGGTGAAGGCGGCGATGAAGCCGATCTCGTCGCTGAACCGGCCGCTGGCCACCGTCGACGTCGCCACCGGTGAGCCGGCCACCGCCATCAACCAGCGTTCGGACGTCTGCGCGGTGCCTGCCGCGGCGGTGGTCGCCGAGGCGATGGTCGCCCTGGTGCTGGCCGAGGCGGCGGTGGAGAAGTTCGGCGGCGACTCGGTCGCCGAGATGCGCCGCAACCTCGCCGGTTACCTCGACGCCCTGGTGATCCGGTGA
- a CDS encoding shikimate dehydrogenase, whose product MRAAVVGRPVAHSLSPVIHEAGYAAAGLTGWSYTRIECGAEELPGLVATLGPEWAGLSVTMPGKEEALALADEASPVAAAVGAANTLVRRPDSTWYADNTDVAGMVDVLTAAGVVAGATVTVLGAGGTARAALAAAARLDAAEVTVVARRAEAVHELRPVARAVGVPLTGAAWDGAPTHARADVVISTVPKGVADPLAENFDWRPGTVFFDALYDPWPTPLAAAALAAGCRVVSGLDLLLAQAVGQFERFTGVPAPIDAMAAALTAARHSG is encoded by the coding sequence GTGAGGGCCGCCGTCGTCGGCCGGCCGGTCGCCCACTCGCTCTCCCCGGTCATCCATGAGGCGGGGTACGCGGCGGCCGGGCTGACCGGGTGGTCGTACACCAGGATCGAGTGCGGGGCCGAGGAGCTGCCCGGGCTGGTCGCCACGCTGGGCCCGGAGTGGGCCGGGCTGTCGGTGACCATGCCGGGCAAGGAGGAGGCGCTCGCGCTGGCCGACGAGGCCTCGCCGGTCGCGGCCGCCGTCGGCGCCGCCAACACGCTGGTACGCCGACCCGACAGCACCTGGTACGCCGACAACACCGACGTCGCCGGCATGGTCGACGTGCTCACCGCCGCCGGGGTGGTGGCGGGGGCGACGGTCACCGTGCTCGGCGCCGGTGGCACCGCCCGGGCCGCCCTCGCCGCGGCGGCCCGGCTCGACGCGGCCGAGGTGACCGTGGTGGCCCGACGCGCGGAGGCGGTCCACGAGCTGCGCCCGGTGGCCCGCGCGGTCGGCGTGCCGCTCACCGGCGCGGCCTGGGACGGGGCACCCACCCACGCCCGCGCCGACGTGGTGATCTCCACGGTGCCGAAGGGCGTGGCCGACCCGCTCGCGGAGAACTTCGACTGGCGCCCCGGGACGGTCTTCTTCGACGCCCTTTACGATCCCTGGCCCACCCCCCTCGCCGCCGCCGCGCTCGCCGCGGGCTGCCGGGTGGTCTCCGGCCTGGACCTGCTGCTGGCCCAGGCGGTCGGCCAGTTCGAGCGATTCACCGGCGTCCCCGCGCCGATCGATGCGATGGCCGCCGCGCTGACGGCGGCCCGTCACTCCGGCTGA
- the mltG gene encoding endolytic transglycosylase MltG: MIDDLDLGFDEAERGEKGRHRRGAVAKRNGKSGGRGKTIFALLMALVLLGGIGGGAYVGFDRIRNHFVTPDYDGPGSGEAMVQVKNGDTLTDIGNSLYDAGVVKSTKAFIEAAEANSRSKNIQVGRYKVRKQMKAADAVTLLLDPKSRVVNGVTIPEGTISLAIYDILSKQTKIPVADFKAAAKDPVKLGVPAYWFTRGDGKKGPKSIEGFLFPATYEIPPKATAEQILSMMVDQFLTVTQELNFVDKAQQERKISPYEVLITASIAQAESVNHVDFPKVSRVIYNRVYAGKIGCRCLGIDSAINYWLRLQGKDPKDSDVLKNSEIHDLKNPYNTHDVAGLPVTPISNPGEDALKGAVNPPVGDWIYFMTVDKKGTMGYGSTDADFRKLQKQMCDNGVLSGSNCT; encoded by the coding sequence ATGATCGACGATCTGGATCTGGGGTTCGACGAGGCGGAGAGGGGGGAGAAGGGCCGGCACCGACGCGGCGCCGTGGCAAAGCGCAACGGCAAGTCGGGCGGTCGGGGAAAGACGATCTTCGCCCTGCTGATGGCCCTCGTGCTGCTCGGTGGCATTGGCGGCGGCGCCTACGTCGGCTTCGACCGGATCCGCAACCACTTCGTCACCCCGGACTATGACGGCCCCGGCTCCGGTGAGGCCATGGTCCAGGTGAAGAACGGGGACACCCTCACCGACATCGGCAACTCCCTCTACGACGCCGGTGTCGTGAAGAGCACCAAGGCGTTCATCGAGGCCGCGGAGGCCAACTCCCGCAGCAAGAACATCCAGGTCGGCCGGTACAAGGTCAGGAAGCAGATGAAGGCCGCCGACGCGGTGACCCTGCTGCTCGACCCGAAGAGCCGGGTGGTGAACGGGGTGACCATCCCCGAGGGCACCATAAGCCTGGCGATCTACGACATTCTCTCCAAGCAGACCAAGATCCCGGTCGCCGACTTCAAGGCCGCCGCGAAGGATCCGGTCAAGCTGGGCGTGCCGGCTTACTGGTTCACACGTGGCGACGGCAAGAAGGGCCCGAAGAGCATCGAGGGCTTCCTCTTCCCGGCGACCTACGAGATCCCGCCGAAGGCCACCGCCGAGCAGATCCTGTCGATGATGGTGGACCAGTTCCTGACCGTCACGCAGGAGTTGAACTTCGTCGACAAGGCTCAGCAGGAGCGGAAGATCTCCCCGTACGAGGTGCTGATCACCGCCTCCATCGCGCAGGCCGAGTCGGTCAACCACGTGGACTTCCCGAAGGTGTCCCGGGTCATCTACAACCGGGTCTACGCCGGCAAGATCGGCTGCAGGTGCCTCGGGATCGACAGCGCCATCAACTACTGGCTCCGGCTGCAGGGCAAGGACCCGAAGGACTCGGACGTCCTGAAGAACAGCGAGATCCACGACCTGAAGAACCCGTACAACACGCACGACGTGGCCGGGCTGCCGGTCACGCCGATCAGCAACCCCGGCGAGGACGCGCTCAAGGGCGCGGTGAACCCGCCGGTGGGGGACTGGATCTACTTCATGACGGTGGACAAGAAGGGCACGATGGGCTACGGCTCAACCGATGCCGACTTCCGGAAGCTGCAGAAGCAGATGTGCGACAACGGCGTGCTGAGCGGGTCGAACTGCACGTGA
- the ruvX gene encoding Holliday junction resolvase RuvX, translating to MAELSRGVRLGVDVGQVRVGVSRSDPHGILATPLVTLARDLTAADDAVPADMAALVDLIAEHEAVEVVVGLPVNLAGKHGPAAAHVSAYAARLADVIAPVPVALTDERMSTVVASRRLAERGVRGKRQRAVVDQAAAVEILQSWLDAQRRRTQ from the coding sequence ATGGCTGAGCTGTCCCGTGGTGTCCGGCTCGGAGTGGACGTCGGACAGGTCCGGGTTGGTGTCTCCCGCTCTGACCCGCACGGCATCCTGGCCACCCCGCTGGTCACCCTCGCCCGGGACCTGACCGCCGCGGACGACGCGGTGCCCGCCGACATGGCGGCGCTGGTCGACCTCATCGCGGAACACGAGGCCGTCGAGGTGGTCGTGGGCCTTCCGGTCAATCTTGCCGGTAAACACGGTCCCGCGGCGGCGCACGTGTCGGCGTACGCTGCCCGTTTGGCCGATGTAATAGCGCCGGTTCCGGTGGCGCTGACGGACGAGAGGATGTCGACCGTGGTGGCGAGTCGTAGGCTGGCCGAACGTGGCGTCCGGGGAAAGCGCCAACGGGCGGTGGTCGACCAGGCCGCCGCGGTGGAGATTCTGCAGAGCTGGCTGGACGCGCAGCGGAGGCGGACGCAATGA